The Arachis ipaensis cultivar K30076 chromosome B07, Araip1.1, whole genome shotgun sequence genomic interval tatttttattattttatgtaaagagaattttgtttattaaggtctaaaaaataatattaaaattagtactatcaaaaatattttaaatttaatattataaaagaaatttatataaggactaatttgattaatttttaaaattttagagatgaaaatgacttacgtctagaATTTCAGaaactatttttattataaataactttttacatgtcaagtgacacgtggcgtGTTAGGTGTCACTGgcctgacacgtcaaccaatcattttgtgacacgtggcattaaccTACCACATCATTATGCCATGTAGCACTTAACGTGATACGTCATTATCTAACTAACAGAAGGACCAATTTGACTTATGTTTTATCTTTCAtggactaatatgactaaaaaaattatttgatgactaatttaaaaaataagtaatCTTTTAGAgacgaatttgactattaatcCATTTCTCAACGTATAAAATTGCGGGTAACATTGGCCATGTTGGCTCTCCTAAGGCTAAATCTATTTATTGATACAAAGTTTGTTTATAAGATAAGTTTGCTTTTAGTTTTgaacaaatataatttttttctatatagTAAATGAAAGgtagaaaattaattttaataataagtCTGTTATCTTTTACTTGAAAACAGAAAAAGGAAACTTATATTGGTCACACTTgtttttgcatcatttttataacaaaaatacaattatgttaaaaaaaaatacaaattgtTGTTAGTAAAGGCTTGCGATTGGCTACGAGCATCGTCCAAATTTATCCTGTATTGTGCTTCCTCTCTTTTCAATTTGAATGTTGATCTAAAAAACGGACGGTTGTATAGGcttcctattcttcccctttcttttttaatttgtctTTTGGCGGCTATGGAAGGTGGCAGTAATTCATTAAAATGAGGAATTAACGGGAGGAGCCGAAAATAGTTGCATGTTGAATGATTGAGAGGAAGTCTAGACAATAACGTGGTCTTAATCTTGTCTCTGTAAGTCTATATAGACCATACACAGCACTAGTTCCTATATGCATGATTAACTGTTTAGAGAATCCCAGAATTTATTGTGTCAATCTTTCTCTGCTAAATGGATCAAGAAATGGACACATTGATATTCAACATGGGTTCACTTGGAACCAATTTTCCACAAAAGTATTAAATAGATTTGCATGTTTGAATTTGTTTATTCAATAATTGATGCAAACGTAACTTGCGTGTAATGAGAGTATTGTGATCAATTTGCAGGAAGAGAGGATTGTCAAGGTATTACTCGGGTAAATCGAGATCATTTACATGCATTGCAGATGTTCATTCAGTGGAGGATTTGAAGAAGCCAGAGCATCCTGAtgcaaagaaaaggaagaagcatTCACAAACACACCTCAACCTTCCTCCTTATTATCCATGTAGAAGGGCACCAAGTTGCACTCAATTAACGACACCTTATGTCAATCCCTAGAATATGAATTTTGCCCCCTCCAATACCTCCATCATCATCACATCACTCtcctatctatctatctatcaacATCCTTTACATTAACTGTACAGTAACATCAGTAGAGAACAgatcaaataaaatttttgtaattttttgagtATATATAATAATCCTTATCCTTATGTATATATGCATGAGCCTATGACAAGAAATGAAATTGCACACTCTGAATCTCTCGCCAAGACTTCAGCCTATTTTAAAGCGTATGTATGTTGTTATTATCAATAGTAGTATTTTTTATATCAGACCTGCTTATGATTTCTATTACCATCACTCTCTAGACATGGAAGGTACGGTAGACATTTATTGCAATATTATTCTATTAATGGAGAACTGCACGGTAGATCGATAGAACAATAATGAATGCGTTAGTTTGCTTAAGCGATGGAACATGATAACGAAGAATCCAGAGAGAAGATGGAAGTGTGAAACTGGAACTAGTTAAGACTTAAGCCAGTTAAGCGTATCTGGAAAGAGGGAATGGGCAGCATGCTTGAACTAAACAAGAAAGATCGACGCTCCCAAGCGCCACGTGGACTCTAATTTGTAATTACCAAACTGCCCTCACGTCGTCGTCAACGTTCCGCTCCCACTCGAAATTGTTGGTTCAATTCCGCTCCACGCCACACCACACGACACCAAAACAGAAGACGTTGATAACGCTATCGGCGTACCCTTCCACCGTGTCCGCCCAACCACCGAAACATTCACCTCAATAAACAAAATCCACACCATAGAAATACCTTACCcggtttttctgtaattttcttttctatttttatttttttacctctctcctttccattctctttgtTTGTACCCTTTCCATGGCTAAACCCAAGGCTCCACGCCGAACCCTAGACTCATACACAGTCAAACATATTAACAAAACCTTTAGAGGTACCTTCTCTTCTTTCCAGAGAAAACGCTAAAATTTTCTTCGCTAACTTCAGTTTCCGATACATGTTTTTCAGTTTCAGCTAACCTGAATCTCTATGTGATTCTAATTCGTTGTTTGTACTGTTGTCAGCCGGGGATTGCGTGCTCATGCGACCCTCCGATCCGTCGAAACCGTCGTACGTGGCGAGGATCGAGCGGATCGAAGCTGACTCGCGAGGCGCCAACGTGAAGGTGCACGTGCGCTGGTACTACCGCCCGGAGGAGTCAATCGGCGGCCGCCGCCAGTTCCATGGCTCCAAGGAGGTTTTCCTCTCCGATCACTTCGACGTTCAGAGCGCCGACACCATCGAAGCCAAGTGTACGGTCCACAGCTTCAAGAGCTACACCAAGCTCGATGCTGTTGGAAACGACGATTTCTTCTGTCGTTTCGAGTACAATTCCTCCACCGGCGCCTTCAATCCTGACAGAGTTGCTGTGTTAGTTCATCCCTACTTGTTCTTCTcaatattattgttattattatcatAGCCTAAAAAGCTGAAATAATGATCCTTTTCTTTTCAAGTCGCTGATATGATAAATGCGAAATATCTACTTTTTAAGTCGAATTCTTTGTTGGAATTGAGTTTCACTCTGTTTTATGTAGTTGCTTTCCACTAGTACTTAATTCAGACTTGTTTTGATTAATGGCCATTTTGGGATTCTCTTAGTCATTGCATTGGTCACACTTGGTTATTCTACTTGTCTAGTGCTTATTTGAATTATAAGCCTATTTTGGAAGAAATTGTTAAGCTTTGTTTATGTCACTAAGTATTTATTTGCTTGTTCGTTTGAAGAATTGTTTGAATCAAGTAGCTGTGTGACCTTATTTGGAATTAGGCTAACAGGATGttcattgttttatttttttattttattttctatttttgcaGGTATTGTAAATGTGAGATGCCCTATAACCCTGATGACCTAATGGTCCAGTGTGAGGGCTGCAGTGATTGGTAAGTTGAATACATGCGAAGGAGTTATATTTAGCCTTCATCTTCTTTACTATTTGCTTTTAGTTTCATTACCTGGTTGATTTCTTGATTCTGGTATGTCCAGTTCTGTAGATATTTGCATCTTCCTGATGGAATTCATtttaaatttcagatttttaagaATGTTTTACCTCTTTTCATCTGAATTCATGTGAGGAAAACCAGTTATTTATGTCAGCCTTTACCATATTGGCATTGTTTTTCCTTGTGTAAGAATCTCCAGTTAACTTAGACTATTCTTGCCATTGCTAATTTGGTACTCTTTGAAGATGATACATTCATCAGTAGCAGCTGGTGTGTTTGACTCTTCTATGTACCAACGATTGGTGTTTGCTTGTTTCATTGTTGAATTTTCTGCTTCTGACTATGCGGTGTCATCTAACACTCATAACCCCACCTAGCTTTCTTTAATCTGCTTCCACTTGTCTGCACATGCATTCATATGTCGTGTATCTTCTCTGAGTAGAATATGGACTTGTGGGAGTTATCCTCCATAGAATAGTTTCATTGAATATGCATACTTGTGATCATTCATGACCTTATAAGTAAATTCCAGATGGACACAAAAGCAATACGTTTGGCTAGTGTGTTATTCAGCTTTATAGGCATCACAGCAAGCCTAGGTACAGGAATCGAAACTTAACATGTATACACAGCGCCCGTGCCTTTTTATGTCAAATTTGTGGATTTAGGAAGGTAAATCTGCAAATTCGCAAATCCATTTGAAATTATCAAATATAAAATGGCACCCTGATATAATAGCTTATTGAATTGAAATTAAATACTATATGAGGAATTGCTAAGAAAGTAAGAATTGAATAAAGGTTCTTAATTTGCCATGACATTTATTCACCTATAGAGGTGTGTTATTTATTTCATACTTCTTTCTTCATTATAATTACTATCTCATGTAAATATTATAGTTATTACACTACATTATCTAAGAAATTTCATATTTTGTTATTGTATTTTAATGTTCTTCGCACCTTTGCATTTATTCTTGGAGTTGGGCTTTAATCTGCTTATGAAATTTGTGGCTTAGTTTGAGGtcccacaaaaatattttttctaactgAAATATAAGGATGGAGAAGATTCGAGGTTTCTGGGAAGATGATCCAAAAGCTTCTGGGATAAATCTTCTGTGTAAACTACTCTCGTCTCTAGATTATATGGAATGATGAACCTGACTCACTTGGCTAGCCCAACTTATTAAAGTGTTTAACACCTTATGAGTAATGAGTTAATGAAACAATCAATTTATAAGTTACAATGATTATTATTAATTGTAGAGTTCATAAATTTTGTTCTCCTGCAATTTTATGCATATTTCTGTTGTCATTCATAATGAAACTAGCTGAAGGCTTGCTTTGTGAATGTTGAGAATTTTTTTATTCAGCATAATATTCTTTATTCAGGTTTCACCCTGCTTGCATAGACATGACTGTGGAGGAAGCTAAGCGACTTGACCACTTCTTTTGTGAAAGTTGCTCTGCTGAAGGTCAAAAAAAGTTGCAAAATTCTCACTCTACTTCAAGACACTCAGATACAAAGGTATTACTGTTGGAGGATAGTCTGAGATTGTTGTTCAGCACTTAAATATATTCGTGTGCCTTAACTTTGAGACAGTTGATATctattctttctttaattttgttaatttgcTGACGAAGTAAAATACTATACTATTTTAGCGATAACTTTTTGCTTGGTTTTCAGGTGGAGACTAAACGTCGGCGAAGGTCATAAGAGTGATAATAGTATATATATGGCATAAAATGCAGTAGAGATCTATAATGGAGGTCTTAGAGACCTTGCTTTTCTGATCCTGCTAGCTACCAAACAAACACGGAGACGATGTTATCGAAAGTAAACTAATTTGGAAGTGTTTGTGATATCTATTTGGTTTGAGTATTCATAATCAGCCTGTTTGCTTTGGAAGTCGAGGAAATGTTTCCGTTGTCTATAATTATGTAATGTAGATTCTAACAACTCCCCCTTCCGGTCCTTGTTCTTACTCGGGCTTTGTATAGTATCCTTTACTTATTTATCAGCAGTAGACAGACACCGTTCTTTTTACTCAAACGTAGGTTTCGACTTTCGGTCATAGCTTCCTGCCAATTACACCCTGTTGACGCTGTGGCCGTGTGGCGTAAGCAATTTTATATTCATAAGATGTCATTAGGTAAAGGAAAagaatagttaattttaactTTCTTTGATTACCTGAAAAGAAGTTAAGATTCAACAAGGAAAGGCGCTATAATATTATTGTTCAGTTGAACTTAAagggttcttttttttttataaaaaattatatgtattatttttgtatatattttatatttttattgtttatttttggTATTAAAGTgattaataaaaaatgaaaaaggtaaatatatattataagtGGTATATTGTTTTATTTACAACGCTCAACTTAAAAGATACAAGAAATAATTCCCCTTGCACGTTTTCTCTCTCTCTAGGTCTCTACCGTCTTATATGATCAATATGATGATGGAATTAGAAAATACTACTtgattttgttattattatttttcttggaCAAGTGAACCTGAAAAATGTCACTATATTAACCAACATTGTTACGGGTATCATGTAAAAGAGGGAATGGATCATCCAAGTCAATACGATCTTATTTGAtttgttttattttggtgaatccTAATCCATCTTTGTGTGCAGCCATACCAATCACACTGTTGTGGCAAAGTTACATCTATAACATAGGAAAACTAAAAcaggagaaatttattttttaaagaaaaaagagcAAAAGGCCAAAGTTAAGCAAAGATAGCAAAGCCATCTTCTCAAGCGCACCCTATGATATCCGTAGCTAACTATGATCTTATT includes:
- the LOC107609327 gene encoding chromatin remodeling protein SHL translates to MAKPKAPRRTLDSYTVKHINKTFRAGDCVLMRPSDPSKPSYVARIERIEADSRGANVKVHVRWYYRPEESIGGRRQFHGSKEVFLSDHFDVQSADTIEAKCTVHSFKSYTKLDAVGNDDFFCRFEYNSSTGAFNPDRVAVYCKCEMPYNPDDLMVQCEGCSDWFHPACIDMTVEEAKRLDHFFCESCSAEGQKKLQNSHSTSRHSDTKVETKRRRRS